The sequence below is a genomic window from Bos taurus isolate L1 Dominette 01449 registration number 42190680 breed Hereford chromosome 7, ARS-UCD2.0, whole genome shotgun sequence.
TCCCCTGCCCCCTTGGTGTGCATACGTTTGttgtttatgtctgtgtctctatttctgctttgcaaataaattcatctgtaccagtttttctatattccacatataagtgatactatATGATActcgtttttctctttctgacttactttactctgtatgacagtctctaggtgcATTGACACCTCTGCAAATGGTACTTTtttgctcctttttatggctgagtaatatttcattgtataaatataccacatcttctttatccattcctctgttgatggacatttaggttgcttccacattatCTTTATTGCAGATGAAGATCTTCATTAAAATTGAGTATAgctaatggatgtgagagttggactgtgaagacagctgagcgccaaagaattgatgcttttgaactgtggtgttggagaagactcttgagagtcccttggactgcaaagagatacaaccagtccattctagaggagaccagtcctgggtgttctttggaaggaatgatgctaaagctgaaactccagtactttggccacctcatgcgaagagttgactcattggaaaagactctgatgctgggagggattgggggcaggaggagaaggggatgacagaggatgagatggctggatgccatcaccgacttgatggacgtgaatttgagtgaactccgggagttggtgatggatagggaggcctggcgtgctgcaattcatggggtcacaaagagtcgacatgactgagcggctgaactgaactgaatctttcatTCAACTAGGATTATCCATGTACCATTTCTATAAGACACCCCAGAAAGGCCAATTTAAGGCTACTTCAAAATCTCCTACTCTAACCTTCAGGAGGAAGATAAACCATGGGGGAAAATACACATCTTTTCTTTCCTGCAGTGCTTCATTCATCTCTTATGACAGACACATTTACCATGTCGACCTGTGATGATTTGTTGACAGATCTCTATTCCATACCAGACTCTGAATGCCTTGACAGAAGCAATGGATGTGTTTCAGTGTTCCATGCACTGAACTGTGGCCCTGGAACATGGCAGGTGCCGAACAGCTATTCTGCCCTAGGACTGATGGGTGCTACTTTGCCACCCAGCTTCCTCAGGGCTGCCTTCATGTCCTTGTTCCTTAGGCTGTAGAtaaaggggttcagcatgggaaTGATCACAGCATACATCAGGGCAGCTGCCTTATCCTTCTGGGAGGAAGTGGGAGATGCCGGCTGCAGGTACACAGCAAAGATGGTGCCATAGAATAGTGTCACCACGGTGAGGTGTGAGCCACAAGTGGAGAAGGCTTTCCATTTGCCCAGAGCAGAAGGGATCCTGAAGATCGTCCGAAAAATGCAAGTATAAGAGAAGACTTTGCACACTAAGGGGCTGATGCCCATCACAATGCCGAAAGCAAAGATCACTAGCTCattggtgtgtgtgtctgagcaGGAGAGCTTCAGCAGGGGCATGAGGTCACAGAAGAAGTGGGGGGTTTCAGAGGCAGCGCAGAAGGTCAACTGAGCCATGAGGCTGGTGTGGACAATGGACTGGAGGTTGGTGATCAGCCACGACCCCACCACTAGCAGCCCACACACACGGGGACTCATGATGGCCAAGTAGTGCAGAGGGTGGACAATGGCCATGAACCGATCAATGGCCATCACAGCCAGGAGGAAGCTGTCCATGGTCCCAAACAGGTGGAAGGCATACATCTGGGCAAGGCAGCCTGCAAAGGGGATGGCTTTGCTCTGTGTCCAGAGGTTCACCAGCATTTTGGGGACAGTGGTGGAAGAGAAGAAGATGTCGATGAGGGAcaagttggagaggaagaagtacatgggtgtgtggaGGTGTAAGTCTGTGATGATggccaggatgatgagcaggtttCCAAAGATGGTGACCAGGTACATGGGCAGGAAGAGCCCAAAGAGGAAGATCTGATGCTCTGGCTTTTCTGAGAGTCCCAGGAGGAGGAATTCTGAGACTGCTGTTTGGTTTTCTTGTTCCATGGATGGCCTGTGTCTACTGTGAGGGagaaaaaggcagagggaagCAACATAAAGCTGGGAATcaaacaatactacaaagctacagtcatcaaaacaatgTGGCagtggcacaaaagcagaaatatagatcagtgaggcagaatagaaaacccagaaataaacccatgcatctatggtCAATTAGTCTACGACAAAGGAGGCAGGCTGCACAAGGTTGGaatgacagtctcttcaacatgtgatgctggaaaaactggacagctacatggaaaaaaatgaaattattctttaacaccatacacaaaaatcagctCAAAGTGAATTAAAGACCTTAATGTGAGACCAGACACTgtaaaactcctggaggaaatCATAAGCAGGAcattctctgatataaatcaaagcaatatctcttttgatccatctcccagaataatggaaataaaaacaaaataaacaaatgggacctatcagggaatgtttaacaagAGGATTCCTACATGCTGTTTTTCATAAATCCTCTGTTCTTTATCAGTTTCTGTTGCCAGAAACGAGTGGAATGGCATGCCACTCCCAGGACTGCGGTCATAGGATGAGACAGGCTTGAATCTCCTTCAGTAAACATTCTCCTTATGACAAAATTGCTTAGTCTCGATCCtttttcttgagatatggatttctcctgaccttgtgaccatTATTAATCCCTGTTCCCTTGGTAACGGTTGCTGTacttttggttttctgatctttatcctTGTCGAAACAAATTTCTTGTACAACAAcctatatatactcacagaaagatcattaaagcacctttgctccatcagagcttgggtcttcgtgtctttctttctttctttttctctgtctctctttcactttcttattgtcgactccagaccaccaggttccggtccataaAAGGACCTCAACAAGTGGTTCCAGAACAGGGACTTGGCATATGTGGCATTTCGGATGGAGTGACTCCGGGCCTATTGAGGTCGGTAAGTACTAAGACACGGGTCAAACGGCTGGAAAGCCCCATCATTTCTCTACTTTACTTCACCATTTGTTTAAAGCTCAGGGACTTTTGGTTTCATGCCAATGAATAGAGGCTTGCTTTCAAACACTGGTTAAATGTAATCCTTGGTTACCTGATAAAGGCAGTTTCGATTTAGAAACTTGGCACCAGGTCAAAGAAATGTTGAACGAGCCATCAGGAAGGGAAAAAATATTCCAATTGATTTCTGGCCCCTATGGGCTCTCATTAAAGCTGTAATTCTGCCATTTCAAGGTAAATTCTAGCCCTCCCAATATTCGACAACTGACAGAACACTTATtacatgaatataaattaaatgataaaactttacaaaaggtccaattaaaacaacataaaatatttcaaaattttcctaCTAATCCTATCCCGGCTACTCCAAATGCTCCTCCTCTGCCAACAGGCTCAACTCCAAAAGTCTCTCCTTTGCTGGAACCTAATAATTCTGATAATGACTTTTCCGAGACACCTTTTGACACCAAAACCGGcaatacttttttaaataataatgataagtcCTTAACACAGACTCATATTTGCAAAAAATCAGCAGTTACTCTCTCTCCTCCACAACAGGGGCTCTCTGAATTACTGGCTTTGCAATCACAAATCTCTGAAGCCaatggtttctctgcctttccagTTTTAAGAAATCCTGACTCTCAAGGGCACATAATACCTCAATatgaatgtattaattttttttttacatgcaaCAGATGAAAAAGGCTATAACTATGTATGGCCCACATTCGCCTTTTACTAAAGAGCTTCTAAATATTGTGGCCTCTTCTATTGGAAATTATTCTCTATGATTGGCGAGTTTTAATAAACGCTCTCCTTAAACTAGGAAAATATCTTCAATGGATAATGTGGTTTCATGATATAGCCAGAGATCATGCTAACAAGAATGCTCGAGCTGGCAC
It includes:
- the OR1I3 gene encoding olfactory receptor family 1 subfamily I member 3; translated protein: MEQENQTAVSEFLLLGLSEKPEHQIFLFGLFLPMYLVTIFGNLLIILAIITDLHLHTPMYFFLSNLSLIDIFFSSTTVPKMLVNLWTQSKAIPFAGCLAQMYAFHLFGTMDSFLLAVMAIDRFMAIVHPLHYLAIMSPRVCGLLVVGSWLITNLQSIVHTSLMAQLTFCAASETPHFFCDLMPLLKLSCSDTHTNELVIFAFGIVMGISPLVCKVFSYTCIFRTIFRIPSALGKWKAFSTCGSHLTVVTLFYGTIFAVYLQPASPTSSQKDKAAALMYAVIIPMLNPFIYSLRNKDMKAALRKLGGKVAPISPRAE